The genomic stretch CTTCTATGcctaaaaaaaatctcattcttCCCAAATCAGTCATATCAAATTCCCTCAACatggaatttttaaatttagtaaacattaattcatcattgccagtaaatattaaattatcaacaTATAAACTGACAATAAGAATCTTACCTCCCTCATTTGTTTTAATGAATAAAGTATACTCACTATAACACTTCTCAAACCCTTCATTTATAAAGTGTGTTTCAATATGACTGAACCATGCTCGTGGAGCTTGTTTCAGTCCATATAAGGCTTTCTTCAACCTGTAAACTTTCTAAGGACTGTTCTTTAGTTCATAACCCTTCGGCTGCTCTACATACACTTTTTCTTTAAGTTCTCCATGCAAGAAAGCAGATTTAACGTCAAGTTGATAGAGAGTCCAGTTTTTTTGAGCTACTAGAGCCACAATCATTCTCACTGTGTCCATTCTCGCAACTGGTGCAAATACTTTTGTGTAATCTATCCCTTGCTGTTGCACATATCTTTTTGCCACCAAACAAGCCTTCAATTTGTCCACTTCTCTATTCtttttgaatttagttttataaacccACTTTACTATAATCTTTTTTCCACCTTTAGGGAGATCAGTGAGTTCCCATGTGTTGTTTCTCTCTATAGCTTGTATCTCCATATCCATGGTTGTACTCCATTTGTCATGTTTTATTGCCTCCTCAAAATGTACTAGATCTGTTTAAGCAAACAGAGCAGGATTAACATTTATATCTTCCTCTTCTGAAAGTCCTTCCCCAGTTATATAATCTCTCATCCACCCTAGAGGCCTTCTGTTTCTTCCCTCATTAGGACTGGATAATTCTcctttattttcatcattttgaaaaccTTCAACTGGTTTAGCAGCTTCTTATTCTTCTCTGCTCACTACTTCCTGATTTTCTTCGTTTGTTGCCTCATTATCATACCATTCCAAATCAGCCATTATGTGCTCTTCATAATTCTTATCCCAATTCCATAATTTTTCTTCCTCAAACACTACATCTCTGCTAATTACAACCTTCCTTGCAATTGGATCATAAAGTCTATATGCTTTAGACTCTTCACTTACTCCCAATAGCACGCAAGCAAGAGTTTTTTCATCTAGTTTTTTCCTTGTCACATTAGGTACATATACATGTGCCATACAATCGAAAACTCTAAAGTAATCAATTGAGGGTCTGTTTCCACTCCAGGCCTCTTCAGGTGTTTGATTTTTCACAGCCAATGTAGGACTTCGATTCAGAACATGTATTGTCCAGTTTACCACCTCTGGCCAAAAGGTCTTCGGTATCCTCCTTTTAGATAACATGTATCGAACCATGTTCATTACAGTTTGATTATTCCTTTCTACTACTCCGTTCTACTGTGGAATGTACATTTTAGTTAATTGCCTTTTGATGCCATGCTCTGTACAAAACTCATTAAACTCAAGTGACGTGAACTCTCCTCCTCGATTTGTTCTCAAACATTTAATATATCCTCCTGCTTCTTTCTCTACACTATTCTTAAATCGTTTGAACATACTTAATGCTTCAGGTTTTTCTACTAAAAAATAAGCCCATGCTTTTCTAATGAGATCATCAATAAAGCATAAAATGTACCTCTTCTTACTGttagaaataagagaaattggTCTACAGATATCGGTATGAACAAGCTGGAGCTTTTCTATGGCTCTCCAATTGCTCGACTTAGGAATTGGATCTCTATGTTGTTTTCCAATCATACAGTTTGCACACACTATTGTTATAGTTTTGAATTGAGGTAACCTATGTACCATCTTCTTAAATTGGAGAGTCCTCAACCCCTTTATAGCTTAAATGTCCATAACGACAATGCCATAAGTGTGTCATATCTTGTGTGGAGGTGTAGAAGCAAGTTAGCTCTTGTGACAGTGGTTCTGCTAGTAACATAAACATCCAATTTGTTGACATCTCAGTCTGTATTATGAGCCCTTTCTCTGGATGATAAATCTTGAGTAGTCCATGTTGGATGAGAATCGCCAGCCCTTTTTCTTGTAATTGACCAATACTCAACAAATTGTTCTTTAGTTCAGGCACAAAAAATATTCACTAATAACATGTGTAAAGCCACTTACTTTCAATCTCACATTGCCTTTACCTAGCACATCTATCCTTGTGTTGTTTCCAAACGTTACCTTCTGCCTGAAGTTCTCATCTAGATCAACAAACAAACTCTTGTCACCACACATGTGGTTGCTACATCCAGAATCTAAAAACCAGACATTTCCCCTTTGTGCACTGTTCATCTCCATATATGACATTAGCAACATCTCTTCTTGTTCTCCTAATTCAACATAGTTGACTTCCTTAACCAAGCTTGGACATTCAACCTGAAAATGTCCAAGTTTGTGGTACTTGAAGCATTTCACTGTAGCTTTGTTGAAGGGTTGGCATCTCCCTCTTCTTCTACCTCTGTACGTACCTCGACCTCATCTTTTTGCACTAAAGTTGTCTTCATGACTGATCTTGAATGCTTGTTCTTCTCTTGTACGTCGCTGGAGTTTTTGCTTATGAACAATCAGTGAGCTCTGCAGTTCATCAATGGAAAGTTGATTAATGTCTTTAGACTCCTTAATCgagtaaacaataaaattaaacttttcagtCAGTGATCTAAGAATTTTCTCCACAACTGTGACATCTTGCATCTAATCCTCATATGTTCTCATTTTGTTGGCTACTATCAACACTCTTGAAAAATACTCAGAGACTCTTTCTCCAACCTTCATCTCCAGAGTCTCAAACTCTCTGCGAAGAGCTTATAGATATGACCTCTTGACTCTAGCATTCGCTTCAAACTTCCTTTTCATAGACTCCCAAATTTGGTTGGAAGTGTTCTTCACAATAATGGTCTCCAGTATAGTCCGATCTATAGCCTAGAAGAGAAAGTTTTTAACTTTCATATCTTTCAGCTTCAATTCTTCTAGCTTCTTTCGTGTGTTTCTATTTGCACTGAACCATCTGTTGGCTCCTCATAGCCGATTTCCACTAGCCCTCATAATTCCTTAGATCGCAGGAAATTTTCCATCAACATGCTCCAATGGTCATAGTGACCATTAAAGCGAGGAATGGATGGCTGCACAAAATTTCCTTCAGTAGTCATTTGTTTTGTTGTCACAAGAATTTCAAAGGCTCTGATACCAGAATGTAAAGAATGCAGTTCCAAAGTGAAGGTACTCAGCAACTTTGGAGATAactcacttttttatttaacaaacttAGGCATAAATAGCCTTTTACAATCTTAACAGAATGAGAAAAACTTGCTCACGTTTTCAACTACTCAACGTGATGAGTGCAACAATGAGAACATAGATAATAAATATCCTAATGATTAGGACTTATTCAAATAGAAAGTCTTAACTAAATTCCTAAACTTTCTCTTCACACTCAGTGTTGGGAAAGCAACGGGTGAAGAAAAAGGAGGAACATAAGAGCAATGAGTTGGGCTTGAGGGATCGGATAAAACAAAGAGAGCAACGGATGCATGAGTGGAAGCAACAGAGGAGGAATGTGCTGAGCTGGAGGCAATGGATTAAAGAGGCAAAAGTTCAAGTCCTAGTTGgtatttgttttattgtttgatttatttattattcactTAGCTTTTTTGATTGTGTGATGATGaggtttttatttaatttaagtattaacaataatgaatcaaaatggtaaaaattaaGATATGTATGGGTAAACTTCTAGAATCAACTCCACTGTTAAATACAATTGACAACTTTAATGTATAACTCAGAATTTGCACTTTAATCTTCATTCTAATTAAGCATCAAATTTtcatacttatttttattatatatttttctaacctaTCCACTGTTCTTTTAAGATGTAGAATTAATGTAACCGCTTCTATGATATTTTTCTCAACCTATAGCTCAACTTTTTTATAAACCAATGTTGGCTAATTAATGAAATTCCTTTTAGGTGCTGATCAACTGATTCCCGATTTGGCTTTTGAGATAGTCCGATGCCTTTGGAAACAAGTTATGCTTATGGATGACTCCCAGATTTTGGAAATTGTTAGAAAACCTCACTCGCTGATGCTCGAGGCAGCAAAACAAGGGAACCTTCGGTTTCTAATGATAATTATCTGTTCATATCCTGATCTAGTGTATGAAGTTGACGAAAATCAGCACACCATTTATCATTTTGCTGTTATGTACCGTCACTTAAACATTTTCAGAGACATTTGTTGCTTAGGTTCACTGAAGGATTCTATTGTTCAGAACATAGGCAAAGATGGGAACAACATTTTGCATTTGGCTGTAAAGTTGCCTCCAGCAGATAGACCCGATAATGAATCAGCTGCATTACATTTTCAAATGGCTCTTGAGATGTCTTGGTTCGAGGTGAAAATTGGTTAACTCCCTTTGTTTTGTTAAAAAGAGAGATATATTTTTTCCCTTgattaataaatctttttttctaATAACTCCTGTAGAGAGTGAAGAGAATTTTGCATCCGGTGGATGCTGAAGCTAAAAATAAAGAAGGGAAAACCGCTAGAGCTTTATTTACTGAAGAGCACCGAGAGTTAAGGCACAAAGCTGAGAGATGGGTTAAGGACATTGCAAATGGATGCATTATGGGGGCAATACTAATTGCTACTGTGGTTTTTGCTGCAGCTTTCACAATACCAGGTGGCATCAATGATTCAGGGACTCCAAATCTTGTCCGGAGAGCTTCCTTCACAGTTTTTGCTATATCAGATACAATAGCATTACTGTTGTCCATTTTCTCCATACTAATGTTCTTAGCCGTTATCTCTTCCCGATACGAAGAAGCAGATTACTAGCGATTAACTGATGATTTGTCTGGGGGATTGACCTTACTTATCTCAGCAGTAGAAGCAATAATGGTAGTGTTTTGTGCAACTATGTTCATGGTCTTCAACGATGGACTACTGTGGGTTCCTATTCTTGTTACAACAATGGCTGTTTTGACAAGCTTCAAGTTCTTTGAGAAATTTTTTACTCACAATGGAGAAGTAGGACATTTCACCTCAAGTCGGTGATTTTCCTTTAAAAGAAGATCGAGTAGAAGTTCTCAATATTGTCTAAAATATGAGAGTTTTATGTTTTGACTCTCactattcaattatttacataattgtTATGAAGTAAATGAGTCAGCCAGTGTTTCAGTGGCAATTATTTTGATCACGACAGTTATAGTTAAAACTGAAATGAGTTAcataattataagttttttttaagtGAAGCTCTATCTAATAAAACAGATGAGTGCTGATCGTTGTGATGAATTAATGTTTATTACTCATCTTTGTATTATAACTTTGAGTTGTAAATGATTAGAACATTGTCTTACAGGTAAGATTGAATGTTGTTCTAATGATGATGCAACTAATAAAGGAATTATTAATTTGACAACCAAAACTAGCATTTATAGTATACCCAGTAAGCATGGAACATTCCCCACTAGAAGTACTATTCTTAGGAGAAAATTGCTATTACACTTGGCATAACATACTAAAACAACTCATAATTACTCAAATAcccttaaaataaaatagattcaataattgaaaatgtcaatagATGTCTTAAACACAAAACATGTAACCAAGTGTGTAGCTTCTAATGTAAACATAACAAAAAGTAAATACATAAAATGATCATACTATTGAAgttaaaatagtaaataattactaaaataccctcaaaataaaattgatgcaATAGTTGAAAACGTCAAGAGCTGTCTTAaacataatacatatatataaccaaGTGTATAGTCTCTAATATAAACATAATGTaaagtaaataacaaaaaataataataataacattgaattt from Mangifera indica cultivar Alphonso chromosome 6, CATAS_Mindica_2.1, whole genome shotgun sequence encodes the following:
- the LOC123219720 gene encoding ankyrin repeat-containing protein ITN1-like translates to MQFQSEVLGKQRVKKKEEHKSNELGLRDRIKQREQRMHEWKQQRRNVLSWRQWIKEAKVQVLVGADQLIPDLAFEIVRCLWKQVMLMDDSQILEIVRKPHSLMLEAAKQGNLRFLMIIICSYPDLVYEVDENQHTIYHFAVMYRHLNIFRDICCLGSLKDSIVQNIGKDGNNILHLAVKLPPADRPDNESAALHFQMALEMSWFERVKRILHPVDAEAKNKEGKTARALFTEEHRELRHKAERWVKDIANGCIMGAILIATVVFAAAFTIPGGINDSGTPNLVRRASFTVFAISDTIALLLSIFSILMFLAVISSRYEEADY